A genome region from Haloactinospora alba includes the following:
- a CDS encoding YqeB family protein, with product MPAAPPSSTTTFVGTPVGHLPLVRFGLPLLGTGLGWAAKPVADWTAALPWAPMQGPFILLASFPDPHAKLACAVLGTLAGLVAAWFADRRYIRASVGDSRLTLTRGETTRTVPRSSVGAVFPDGGQVVVLGHRTEERVRIAGALDTRHLGSALLAHGYPWRADGDPHADEYRRWVPDLPGLPDGADALFRARQRALRGSDGEDAEELRAELARLGIVVRDEGRRQYWRRSQEPGRAAPPAAVLPEPGE from the coding sequence ATGCCCGCCGCACCCCCGTCCTCCACCACGACCTTCGTTGGAACACCAGTCGGCCACCTACCCCTCGTCCGGTTCGGGCTCCCGCTGCTGGGAACCGGGCTCGGCTGGGCGGCCAAACCCGTGGCGGACTGGACGGCCGCCCTGCCGTGGGCGCCGATGCAGGGGCCGTTCATCCTCCTCGCCTCGTTCCCCGACCCGCACGCCAAGCTCGCCTGCGCCGTCCTGGGAACCCTCGCCGGTCTGGTGGCGGCCTGGTTCGCCGACCGGCGCTACATCAGGGCGAGCGTCGGGGACAGCCGGCTCACCCTCACCCGCGGGGAGACCACCCGGACCGTGCCGCGCTCGTCCGTCGGGGCGGTGTTCCCGGACGGCGGCCAGGTCGTCGTGCTCGGCCACCGCACCGAGGAACGCGTCCGGATCGCGGGAGCGCTGGACACGCGCCACCTCGGGTCCGCGCTGCTGGCCCACGGCTACCCCTGGCGGGCGGACGGCGATCCGCACGCGGACGAGTACCGCCGCTGGGTACCCGACCTGCCCGGTCTCCCGGACGGCGCGGACGCGCTGTTCCGCGCCCGGCAGCGGGCACTGCGCGGCAGCGACGGGGAGGACGCCGAGGAGCTGCGCGCCGAGCTGGCCAGGCTGGGGATCGTGGTGCGCGACGAGGGCAGGCGCCAGTACTGGCGCCGCAGCCAGGAGCCCGGTCGCGCCGCCCCTCCCGCCGCGGTGCTCCCGGAGCCGGGAGAGTGA
- a CDS encoding SPFH domain-containing protein produces the protein MSNDTPEAAPAPARTEVQERPAAGLPGWPVLIVSVIALLVGAVGIIAGLGFVASAGDGGASGGVLLVGGIVLALAALVAMVGLVPVAPQEARVLQLLGRYTGTIRTDGLRWINPITDGRHKVSTRIRNHETSVLKVNDAAGTPVEIAAVVVWQVTDTAQAMFAVDDYAEFVNIQSETAVRHIANNYPYDGSGEHRLSLRDNAEEITGRLNSEIAERVQAAGVRIIESRITHLAYAPEIAGAMLRRQQASAILAARREIVEGSVGMVEQALTRLTEHDFLELDEERKASMVSNLMVVLCSDNDTQPVVNTGSLYH, from the coding sequence ATGAGTAACGACACACCCGAGGCCGCACCGGCCCCGGCGCGAACCGAGGTTCAGGAGCGGCCCGCCGCCGGGCTTCCCGGCTGGCCGGTCCTCATCGTCTCCGTCATCGCCCTGCTCGTCGGCGCCGTCGGGATCATCGCCGGTCTCGGCTTCGTCGCCAGCGCCGGCGACGGGGGAGCGTCCGGCGGCGTGCTGCTCGTCGGAGGGATCGTCCTGGCGCTGGCGGCCCTGGTCGCCATGGTCGGCCTGGTGCCCGTGGCCCCGCAGGAGGCCCGGGTACTGCAGCTGCTCGGCCGCTACACCGGAACGATCCGCACCGACGGGCTGCGCTGGATCAACCCGATCACCGACGGGCGGCACAAGGTCTCCACCCGCATCCGCAACCACGAGACCTCGGTGCTGAAGGTCAACGACGCCGCCGGCACTCCCGTGGAGATCGCCGCGGTGGTGGTCTGGCAGGTCACCGACACCGCCCAGGCGATGTTCGCCGTGGACGACTACGCCGAGTTCGTCAACATCCAGTCCGAGACGGCCGTGCGCCACATCGCCAACAACTACCCCTACGACGGTTCCGGGGAGCACCGGCTGTCCCTGCGGGACAACGCCGAGGAGATCACCGGCAGGCTCAACAGCGAGATCGCCGAACGCGTGCAGGCAGCCGGGGTGCGCATCATCGAGTCCCGGATCACCCACCTCGCCTATGCTCCCGAGATAGCGGGGGCGATGCTGCGCCGCCAGCAGGCGAGCGCGATCCTGGCCGCCCGCCGGGAGATCGTGGAGGGTTCCGTGGGTATGGTCGAGCAGGCGCTCACGCGGCTGACCGAGCACGACTTCCTCGAACTGGACGAGGAACGCAAGGCGTCCATGGTGAGCAACCTGATGGTCGTGCTGTGCTCCGACAACGACACCCAGCCGGTGGTCAACACCGGCTCGCTGTACCACTGA
- a CDS encoding helix-turn-helix transcriptional regulator: protein MVPDVTEDARGIIAPEAGRARFDLRRYEPSPRVARFVDRYWLARWNLGEPYVQRVFSHPVVNVVVTPDGAAVHGVATGVTSRRLVGAGWALGAMFRPAGFRPLLGRPMSRVRDAAFPLTELCGPPGSETADAVAGEASPEGSVAALEELLDAYLPASHHPAEDTAALVERAAADPAAFRVETLAARAGVSVRQLQRRFADHVGVGPKAVLRRYRLYEVAERVRRGGRPDWPALASELGYSDQSHLTRDFTAVVGVSPQRYTASRAARPAG from the coding sequence GTGGTACCGGATGTCACCGAGGACGCCCGGGGGATCATCGCTCCGGAAGCCGGCCGGGCCAGGTTCGACCTGCGGCGTTACGAACCGTCGCCGCGCGTCGCCCGGTTCGTCGACCGGTACTGGCTGGCGCGGTGGAACCTGGGTGAGCCCTACGTTCAGCGGGTGTTCTCCCACCCGGTGGTGAACGTCGTCGTCACACCGGACGGCGCCGCGGTGCACGGGGTGGCCACCGGCGTGACGAGCAGGCGTCTGGTGGGGGCCGGGTGGGCGCTGGGCGCCATGTTCCGTCCGGCGGGGTTCCGGCCCCTGCTGGGACGACCGATGTCGCGGGTCCGGGACGCGGCGTTCCCCCTCACCGAGCTGTGCGGTCCGCCCGGATCGGAGACGGCCGACGCCGTCGCCGGGGAGGCGTCACCGGAGGGAAGCGTGGCCGCGCTGGAGGAGCTCCTGGACGCGTACCTGCCCGCCTCGCACCACCCCGCCGAGGACACGGCCGCGCTCGTCGAGCGTGCCGCTGCGGACCCGGCCGCGTTCCGGGTGGAGACGCTGGCGGCGCGGGCGGGGGTGAGCGTCCGCCAGCTCCAGCGCCGCTTCGCCGACCACGTGGGGGTGGGGCCCAAGGCGGTGCTCCGCCGGTACCGCCTCTACGAGGTCGCCGAGCGTGTCCGCCGCGGCGGACGTCCCGACTGGCCGGCTCTGGCCTCCGAACTGGGGTACAGCGACCAGTCGCACCTGACCCGTGACTTCACCGCTGTGGTCGGCGTGTCGCCGCAGCGCTACACCGCGTCCCGCGCCGCGCGGCCGGCCGGCTGA